The following DNA comes from Dermacentor andersoni chromosome 2, qqDerAnde1_hic_scaffold, whole genome shotgun sequence.
TATGTGAGATTTTAATGCACCAGGCATTCACTGGCCCTCTCTCACCATTACCAGCTACGACGTGTCTTTCTCAAGAAAATTATTGCGCCTTTCCCTATCACTCGGTCTTAAACAGGTTGTCCACGAGAACACCAGGGAAACTGCTGTCCTAGATTTAGTTTTTCTTAGCTCAAGTCTTTTCGAAAGTGGCTTCCAGTGCTGCGTTACTGACGGGATTTCTGACCACAAAGCCGTACTGTTCTCAGTTTGCTGTATTGTTCCCAAACCGCGGACTGAGTACTGTACTTTTCGTGATTTTAGCCGCGCCAATCATGCAATTACCGACGCACTTAGCGAATCGTTTGAAAAGTTTCATGAATTATCTTTGACCAGTGATGTTGATGTTGCCGTGAGGATTTTCGATCATAGTGTTGAAACGTGTGTTAACCAGCTTGTTCccctgaaaacaaaaaagaaaaatatcaatTCACCGAGCATGACAAGAGAACTACTGCATTTGTCGCGTCGTGTTTCGAGATTGCGCAAGTCTAAAAGAAATGGTAATCCAGTCAAAATTGCAGAGTTCAATGCTGCCAAGGAGGAACTTCGCCAGAAACTGACATTTGCCAAGGATTTCTACCATGCTGTTACTTTGCCAAATTAATGAAAACAAACCCTCGTATGTTCTGGAAATCGATAGTGCCAAGTAATAGTACTTCTAACAGTTTAATTGTTAATGACGTTGCAGTTTCAGATTCACTCACGATTGCTTCCGCTTTTAACACCTATTTTCATTCCGTGTTGACACAGGATAACTCTTCACTTCCACCTTTTAGCTGTGACTCATACCCTCCTATTGAAGACATCGTCGTCTCTAGTTCAGGTGTTCTGAACATGATCCTCCATTTAGATGATAAAAAAAGCCGCGGCCCAGATGACATACCCAATTCCTTCCTCGTTCGCTACTCCCTTTGGACAAGCAGATACCTCTCCGTTATCTGCCGTAAATCATTATCCACCGCCACTGTTCCGCAATCCTGGAAGCTTGCTAAGGTAATTCCGATATACAAATCAGCTAACGCTCAATTTCTGCAGAACTACGTACAGACCCATTTGCAAGTTCTATCCATTCATGCAACTTACTCGAACATATAATATTCAAACACATCACGGGATTTCATGAAAGCCACAATATTCTATCCAATTACCAGCACGGTTTCCGTCGCGGATACAGCACTACTACCCAGCTAATCGAATTCACGCACGATATTTGTCAGTCATTGGATTTAGGCGGACAGATTGACGGTATTTTTGTTGacttatccaaagctttcgacGTCGTCCCACACCCAAAACTCCTCTACAAGCTTAACTCCATCCTGAATAACCCTGCTCTGGTTGGTTGGATATATAGCTTCCTAACCCAGCGTTCTCAATCTGTGCACTTTAACGGCTCTATTTCCTCTCCTGTCAGTGTTTCATCCGGCGTCCCGCAAAGGTTCCGTTGTAGATCGGCTTCTTTTCTGGTTATATATGAATGACTTGCCGCATTTGTGTCCGTTAATATTCgtctttacgctgatgattgcgtcctcTATCATAACATTAACACAGCAATGGATCATGATTTACTTAATGACTCCTTTGCTTTACTGTAAACAAGAGTTATCAGGCTATACTGTGACCGGAAAGTGTCTGTTCATTCGTCAATTTACAATAATCAGCTTCTGGCCGCTGGCAAGCGCGTATTATGATTGGTTGATCGCTCTCTCGCTCGTAATTCTTTCTGACGAAACGAACATCTTTCAACGCTCTGCAGTGAAGACGTAAAGCGAAGCAAAGTTGGGAGCACAGATTCCATTTTACTACCCGAAAGAGCAGTTATGGGCTACACAAGTGCGTATGGGGGAGTTATCTCACCGTTCCTCTTCTCGCAACAATCCTCACATGTTCCGCCACGCCGAGTTTCATGGCGTCAGAGGCTCGTAGTCCTGACCCAGAGGgatatctgtctcgcgtgtgtaatCAGTGCGCTTCATTTTTCGCAACTATAGCCGAGATTTTTCCCCTTCTTCCCATCATACAGTTACAGGTCTTGCAGTTCTTTCATCTCGCCGCCGCTTAGAATGCATAAAATTTTTACACACGCTGGTTCATTCTGAGCGCCTTGTTAcactaaataattatttgaacTTTCATACACCTCCTACCACTAGGAGTTCTCATAATCTTAACCTCATCCCTTTCTTTTGCCGAACGGAGatgttcaagcacagcttcttTCCGCTGGCCATTGAACTCTGGAATTCACTACCTGGAAGCATCCGTTCTTTACCTAGGCAAGAATTTTTGAAAACCATTGCATTTACTTGATATTCTCTTGTGCCTGCATTttgttttctccctttctttttctctccgagAAAAATCCTGCAGAATATCCGGCAACAGGCACGCCTGCTCCGCgaatgcggtcacgatgttaccattcactgggtccctgcgcactgcggtatccccggaaacgagaaggctcatagactggcgcgcgctcatctctctaccgcgctagccagagcctccgataATCCTTATTCTCTCTtagctaccacacctgaggtagcagacccaatggcagacaagcatgcgaccaaacaacgacgtgccgcctacctcgcagcagtgggcaatccactctctataccgtcacttccaccgaaggtattcacacggcgagagtcagtcttgcttcggagaatccagacaagcaccctccttactcctcactcgttgaaccgtttccacaagggtggcacaccaccacccgtaagtgggttctgttccatgtgcacatgtcgtgctgatctaaaccccctttgttgggagtgccccctctacatcccaccaaggcttcgtgccctggccaccatacagcggggaccctggccttcttctctccggacttgggcttgcccggataccacgtctccggaccatgccatcgagctctggcgagcactgctgctgttccttcaggaccctgcagcaccacccgtcggcgatcggctccgcgacagccacaagcgtcatgccgcccccacttagctgcctccaggccgttcattaataaaacggaggcagccttacccttccccttttccaataacacccctcctctttccaccgcagcgtcttcgacgcattttaatgtggaataaacgtggtttcattcattcattccctttctttttttctcttccctctctcactgcccactcctgcaatagcctcaccgagactgcagtatgtgtaaataaataaataaataaataaataaataaataaataaataaataaataaataaataaataaatcagcatATTCTGTATAAAAGCAAGCACCTACGTCAAAATATATGTGCGTCTTCCGATTCCTACAATGTGTGGGATCCGCACAATTTTGGAAAAGgcaatatttatttgttttcttcgTATCGTCGAACGTATCTTGGTTAGTCGTGGCGGTGCATTTGAGTCGCTTGTGTAGCAGCAGAAATGATAACGTTACGTTTACTTTCTTCATTTTTTCGCGAACACTTCTGTAGAAGCAGTGGACTCGACAGCAAGCAACTCAATCGCAGCAGGTCCTTGCAGGCTCGTTCTGTAGAGTCTCGTTTGTCAAACCATTCCTCTTTCCAGAAGACGTAGCGTTCCCTTTTAGTGGACAGGGCGGAGCTTATCAGCAGGCCGACACCGCATGCGTGTCCTTGTTTCCGCGCGCAAAAGGCGGCCCGCACAAAAGTACTCCGGGGCGAGCCGAGATGTGCGCAGGCGTGCCGGAACCACATGGCCGGAACTTCTACCCATCCGCACCTCAAGCGCACACGCCTATAAGCATCTCTTCCACGCCGCTTTCTATACACTGCTGTCCTTCCCCTTCTATGCCTGCCTTTCTCCGTGACACACTCACGCGTGCAAGCACACAGACAGAAAACGCGAAAGCAGTACAGACAAGTACACACAATAGACGCTGCCTGTACCAGACGAGTTGCGCTCCGTACACGGGTACACCCGAATCGCCGCCGCGTCTTCCTCAAAGCTATCCGCTGTGGCGTTAAATGTGGATGCCTTTTTAGCCAGCATGGCCAGGATCTTGCCGCGGTGTCGTAACTCTGCCAGCCGCGCCCTGCGCACGTGGACAGGTGCCTCAGCGCGCACGCGCAACACCCTTTGTCAAGACGAACGAACTGCTCGCGCTTGTTTGACGGGGCGTTGGCGGCGAGTTGAGTTGCGAGCGAGGAGCAGAAGGCAAATAGAGAAACAGGCCGAGAGGCGAGGCAGGCCACGCTTCACAGTTTACCATCTACAGAAGCCTGTGCCACAGTCCCGTTGGAGTGCTGACAGGACCTTCCCGCAAAACTTTTCGGTGCGCTTCTGCATACGCGATAAAGTTGGCGTATTCGCTTGCGCCCAAGCAGATGCCGTCAGTCGTCGTCGGGGTGCGGGAAGAGCGCCAAAAACGTGACGCGGAGAAAGGCGGAACACCTTTGTCATACGCCGTCGGAATGTTAACAACGCGCCTCCGGTCAGCAAACAAAAGGGGTAAATATTCCTCGGTTGTCACCGCGAAGGAGTGCCATTTCTGTTTCGGCTCGCTTAAAATTTTCATTATAATCAGCAAAACACACGATTTGTCTTTTGTGTGTACCGATGGGTTGGCGATGGCTTCGATGGCCAGAGATAAAGGAAGTTTGCAAAGCTGGCAAACGGCCACCATGGATAACGCTCAAGTGTTCTAAGAGGCAGTTTCATGCCTCTTAACACTCTGTCATTTGTTACCGCCCCGTGACTACAGCTGATTTTGCCGATGATTCGGACGACGTTGAAACTACTCAGCTTATTTTTCGACAGTTACAACGCTCTTCAAGATGACGGTGCCCCCAACGCAAAGGGTCCCGCATTCAACTAATTCTCGCGGCACGGACGTACGCCTTGAACAGGGAACAGAGGGCCGCCCTGAAATATGCAACGTCATCGAGACTACTCTAACATTCGCGCAGAAACGTCTTCTAATTATAACTGCTTTTCAGCGAAAGAGATAAGTAATTGGAGCACTCTGAGAGAGTCCACGTAAACAGGTGTTTCTGGTTTCGACGATCAGACGCGAGGGGGAGCCAtattcacaaaaagaaaagcattcaCAAAATCGAACTTGCACCTCACGAACTGAAGGTAACTGAAATGAATACCATGAATGGTCAAGGTAACATCCGTGCACCCTATTAATAATTTTGGCATCCTCTTACATGACACTGAAGTATAAGGAGGTTGGACATCGCTGTCCGTGTAGACTGCACCGCTTCTTGTTCTCATCATACGTAAGTTGCATGCCATAGTCATGTTGTGAATTGCGATACGAAGGAAGTCAAAAACTACTTTTACACCTGGTAGAAAATGTATACTGCCAGCGCAAATCAAACTTCTCCATATGTGTTCATGTGCGTTCATCGTTCACTGCACTTTCTTTCTTATATTGTGGTACAATCTAGTATTGCGGTGGTCCCTACACgggtttcttatttcttttttttttcacgttttaaTTTTTCACACAGGTTAAACTGGCCTTGTATTGTGGGTTCTGAAGCTGTGGCCTGTAGTGCCACGACTTGTGAGCCTATTCGAGGGAGTTCCTCCTTGAGGACTTTTTGCTTCTCCGTGGCTTCGTTTTTGCAAGAATATTTCTCTTTTTATCGCGTGTCAAAAGAGAAGTCGACGCCTCGACGAAGCTCCTACATCTGCTTacaagcatttaaaaaaaaaaacaagcataacTGGACTCTTGAAACAAGAGCACCAGGAAACGAAACGGCTTCTGTCATGGGCGTGAAATACAGGTGGGGCTGGCTGTCGCCATATCTCACCGACAAAGACCGGCGTATACAGATGAATACAATGTGCAGTTCGTTACGCTTACATCATTAAGAACTCCAGTGGTCACCTGTTGCGATTAAATGGCGACAAAATACCTGTACTGCCTTCAGGACATGAACGAGCTGCCATCGACACCGATCTTGCCCCAGACGCCGGCGGCAAGGACACGTTACACAAGCGCCGTCCGTACCTGCTGAAATACAGAATAGAACGTCGCGATGTCTTGGCATATTCAGAAGCCGTATCCctctgaaaaaaatatatatatgctatatatatatagtagtcaCAGTTTGTTGTCATACGCGTAGGGAGGAGAATGGGGAAGTGAACGGAAACACATCAACTACGCGCATTTAGACAAGGCCTTAAGCCAGGCAGAAGTCTCGTTAAATTGCCTTTCCTTCATTCTGCGGTGCTCACCAACGTTGAGAGCAGAAAGACAGCTCTGTAGATTAAACAGCAAACGTATAGGTAGCCGACATCCCGTAGTTGAGACTGAGAAACGGAAACTGAGCTGGGGGTGCCGCCTTATGTAATGCGTAGAGCAGGTAACCAGTGGGAGTTTATAAAacgggttccaagggaagggcaGCGCGGTACGTGACGGCAGAGGATTAGGCGGTGCagcgaaattaggaaattcgagtCAGCTGAGGCAAGACAGAagtaactggagatcgctggaaGGGGGTCTTTGTTCTGTTCTGTTATTAAATGGGCGGCTGATGAGACTGAAATGGAGAGCACCTCGGCTGCCCCGTTTCTCTATATGTTATAgagcaaaagaaataaagaaataaataataacagTGCAAAAATAGTCGATGCCTAATTGTAAGATAGAAATATAACAAGCATAAATATTTTAGCTAATAATTAATAATGAATAAAGGCGTTCGtactgcagtgaacataaattaAGATGATGATCATTCGCCAATCAGTCCGCACGTTAAACTGCTTCGTAAAAAacttcgatgggagcgaaatgcaaaaaaaacgcttttgtacttaaatttaggggcCGGTAatgaaccccagctggtcaaaattaatccgaaatcCCCGACTATGGCATGCCTGATAATTgcatcgtggttctggcacgcaaaatcccgggatttaaatttctttttttttcgtaaaaaagAAGCACCTGCTAATATCCGTATGGCGGCCACGTTTGTATTATTATCGCAGGCCTATGTGAAACAGCTCTTAACAGGGAAAATTAAAAGTTCTGTGAATTCGAACCTCGATCACGTCAACCGACGACTCCAGCGGACTCGTGAAGGAACATGTTGCTAGAATAGCCGAAATATTTGAATAAAATCACCTAGGCGAGTTTATTCGACGGGAGAAGTCGCCGACAAGCTAAAACTGGTTTACAGGACaccatgcaagcaccctgcaatAATGGCAGTTTCTTTTCCCTACAAGAACGTTCACAAAGAAAGCTAGCTCTTGTGAATTTCACTGTATTTATGTACACTGTACATTTGCATTGTGAGCACTGTTCATAGCTGTTCTCACCTTCAGTTGTACATCACCATTGGGTGCGTTGCCGTTCTCTCCGCGGAAGGTGCAAGAATAAAACGGCTCCCTCAGAATATGTGCGACGGCACGGATTACCTTTCTTTTTGCCCATAACCTAACGCACAGCTCCGCAACGACCTGGTCAAAGCAATTGCGAAGCGCAAGTTAATTTCATTATTTAACTTTATTAGTCCTCGATTACTTGTAGAACCGAAGTGGTCATATATTCGTCAACATTCATTCGTcaacttaatgcgaaatttgagcgtaccTCTATACGGGGTTTCATTTCGATATTATCGGTTGGCGCGgataatctgtctcgtgtggcaggttgcaaacagagcgaagtgtagcacgactgcctcgctagtcTGAAGATCGCGACAGATAGCGCGTGGTGacacgtgggtgcgattcacaacagactctaagaaaaatcccggggaaaacgggagtaactgcgccgttagtcctaaaaagggcgctttcgtccctcaaaggactaactgcatgaatgtgcgtgccgtgtgcaaatttccgAGAGTAATCGTTTAGTCCCTGCTCGGAAAGAGAGGagtgggaggacgaacggcaacagttactccccaggcacttcgctgttttcgtccgtgtcatggagcgatgcggcgaaaacggtattgtccATAAATTGTGAatggttcgaagttcgtgcattgtctattgaactacatgcggagcagcaccttgcctcttcgtgagaaaattacgTGAAACTTAATACTGGAATGTGAAGAAGCATGAccttcgtgcgcaccccataaatgagcgatacacattaaacgcgcaagtcattgatagacggctagattttcttggtcaatagtacctaagttccttccgttccaaggaggttgcgaactgaagcgatgtgtagctcaaacggcacACGCTAAACGACAGAGAAATTGACCTTCTCTGTCGTCTTCGATGCCCCggttgagctcgctacacgtatacatggcgtagtgcctcagtataaatcaccctaagaatactcgggctgatttcttttcgtagtcgcttatggttgcaagtacactcaacgttagactcaCTGCATAGCTTGCACAAAATACGGAGTCACTTTTATATTGCCGCACTTTCGTTCCATGCTTAACATTGCCTAAATATCCCGTCTTGTCAACCAAGCGGCgttcttgcgtgaaatgttgcaactgcgtttagttcattatgttcctaacatagtagtgtcatcaaatgtcaaagatgtcccacaggctccttggggctttctcaaggaggttgttgacacatttcttttcttgaaagttagacTCAGCCTTGAGTACGTGTTCACAgcgagtcgaaaagcaatttctgcggcactggctgactctattttcccagatcctttgtatcgtgcaccttatttaaaccgaccttatcaggatgtacttaaacgcgtccgaaaaatgtgtgtgcctcctggagtaaaaacatttttctttaaattacattcggaaacactccctgttaaaacttggttgaattcgaggggttgctttgtgccgtggtcaacaaactgtcggctctgtccacgtgctgaaaccatagatcactgtttcataAACTGTAGGGACGCTGTTTTTTTTTGGAACATTCTCCAACGGTCacttaaaaaggacattgacatgactccatactcaattaggtttctaccgtttaaggttacaggtggtcctccctatgacatgttcattgtacttggtttatacagcctgtggagaagtagactctgtgatcgccatgccgaaagcccgcgaactacaaaatccttctttcgcgaaagtgctgcgtatgtaagaagtgtgtacgctgtgcaggaacctccgccagactggatgcacttgttggatgcatgtgtgtgtttgcctgagttttaagtgtgtagttgtgtccgctttgttatacaccttcagttttcttttccatgtgataaagaaaaaaaaagcggcgtggtgaagtggttagagtacctgGCTTGTGACCGAGAGGACGTGAGTTCGACTCCTGCTCTgggtcacgttttttttttcagctcataatttttttattagggTATAAATGACTAATTgaattaattccacctttgcgaGGCATTGGAACGaattaccgttactcccttgaggaccATCGGGCAGGGGCAACTGTTAGTCCccgaaggagtaagcgcatgaggagtaacagttcatcccatatcagttcgtccccaaaaggactaatggttgtggcaaatcagttagtccccaaaaagactaacctccctaccccttttagtccttttttttttcttagagtgcagcAGCAGCCGCTCACAGACTTCCCAGACGACGCcagctactctggcgccatctcgtagccatcgtcgccgtactacgcttttcttctcacgctgtcgccataccctcctctgctttccgcctcatggttccgctgcactgcctctccgctttcctcctcgcgtctttcatacgccgctgcgctccgcgttcgctttcatctttcgctttgctcgttcgctcggctacgccAACTCTCGCCGTAGGAACTAGCGCCTAAGAGCTCCGCTATACAAAACCTGCTTATGCCGGTGTTGAAATATGCCTTTTAACAGcatgtttcctttcatttaaTTTTCCTTAACCTTCCAATCCGCGCCTCCTAAAATAGATCTTATCATAAATATGGACATAAGGCAGAATTTATGGAAGCACTTTCCGGACATATTATGTTGACCATCTATTTTTCCTCAAGCTGGACCGTGCATTGAAATAAACAGTCGTAGTGTTAAGTCTAGATCAATATCCGAGCTCTCAGTGTATAAGCGAAGATATATTACGGAAAAGCAGACCTACATGtccgtaaaagaaaaagaaagacggtcaCGGGAAGGGCTTACAAAGTTCGACTTCTTACATAGCGCAACGCGCGAAGCTCGCTGCTTCCGGCTGTTGCGAAGTGTCGTCCTTTCTCCTGCCTTACCGGTTGCTGCAAGGTTAAGGCTTCTGTGGATCACGACCCTTGTCGGATTCACTACATAGCTAGGCCTGGCTCGGAAGGCGCCGCTCACTATAGTGCGAAGCTGCTCCCCATGTAGGTCGCTGGCtgtcgaaaaaagaaagcaaggctaACCGCTTGAGTTGAAGCGCCAGTTTATATTGCACTGAACGCCGCCTGCAGAATACAACACGCCGAATCGAGCTGCATATAAGATATACAGCGGGTGCTCCGCTGCAACTCGCCGAAGGAGTACAAGGGGTCAGTCACGATGTTGCTCGCATGCGCGTGGACGTTTTCCGTGACTGACAGGCATGTTGGGTCAGCATTTCGCTCATACTATCGCGACTGGGTGTCGTCGAATCGCGGACATTTAAAATACCAGGCCCATCTGAATAGCGTCCGACCTCATTTATTTTAGAAAAAACTACAGGGCACAGGCTGGCCACACCGTGCGACGGAGGAGGAGGATCTCTGGCGTTATAGTGCACTCCGCCAGTGGCGTGACCTTCGCCTGTGTCTGCTGTTGCGCAGGAGCATATTGTGCTCTCTGCTGTCGTCTCGCCTTGGGTGCGATTTTAAACGAGTGAGAATGACGGAGCTAGCTTAACAAAGGTACTGCGTAACGTTCTGTGCAAAGCTTTGAGAGCAGAAGCAATGCGGAAGGTCCGAAGAGCATTTGGAAATGATGGTCACgcagcagataaaaaaaaaagctacgctGTACCGGGGACGCAGCCGCAGTGAGCTACGTGAAACTACTTGTAAGTATTGCAGACGGAGTATGGGCAATGTAAGGTACAGAAACGACGTAATCTAATGCAAAAGTTACCGTTATTCACGCTTAAGGAAGCTCGCATGCCTATTTTATGTTGCAGCTAGTGGAGGTCTTACGGTTTAATTTTATCCCTGTGATCGCTCCCTATTCGTAGTGGGTCCGTTTCTTTTGCAGAAGATGTTTGGCCATTAGATTAAAGAAATGACCCCATCCCTTATGAAAGGCGCCCGAGACTGCCCCTGCGCtaaagttactgtatatgctacctcgCCGCACTCGTATACATAGATGGTTGGGATACCTGCGCTTCCTCAATCTCCTTCGCTTGCGCTCGCTATATGGAGACGGACACGTTCCATAGTGGTCAAAGGGGTTGTATATCCCTTTGTCTCGCTGTTCGTGTCTCTTGACACCATTTGAGGACCTTCGCATCGAACGCAGGGGGCCATAGccgagcaagcgtgaaatttctgcaacaaataGCACAATTATAGTCCTTATCGGCCCTGATGAGCGCTGGTTCGAGTTTGGAGGGTTATATCGACTACTGGTTTGGTGGATTATCTCTCTCTCAAAGGCACACTCACGCTCGGATcaacaaacgtactgccgagctataTGCCTCTCTGAACCCCAAATGAGatgctaaatttagctccgatttcGTCATGAGTGGCGTGACAAGATCTTCATCTGCGCATGCTACACATGGTTGATCAACAA
Coding sequences within:
- the LOC140215956 gene encoding uncharacterized protein, with amino-acid sequence MCVPPGVKTFFFKLHSETLPVKTWLNSRGCFVPWSTNCRLCPRAETIDHCFINCRDAVFFWNILQRSLKKDIDMTPYSIRFLPFKVTGGPPYDMFIVLGLYSLWRSRLCDRHAESPRTTKSFFRESAAYVRSVYAVQEPPPDWMHLLDACVCLPEF